In Campylobacter showae, the genomic stretch AGGCCGTGACGCTGAGCTATGGCATGGGCGAGGACTATGCCTACCTCACGCGCCACTGCGCCGAGCACGGCATCGAGCACGACGTGATCGACAGCTCGATATTCGAGATATCGAAGGACAAGATCCGCAAAAACTCCAGCTTTTGCAGCTTTTTCTCGCGTATGAGGCGTGGCTATCTCTACACCTATGCGCTCGAGCACGGCTTTAACAAGCTCGCCATCGCTCACCACCTCGACGACGCGGTCGAGAGCTTTTTTATGAACTTTACTTATAACGGTGCGCTGCGAACGCTTGCTCCAAAATACGTCGCGGCAAACGGTATCGAGGTTATCAGGCCGTTTATATTCGTGCGCGAAAGACAGCTACGCGAAAATGCCGTGCGAAACGGGCTTACGGTTATCGGCGACGAGGCGTGTCCGGCGATGCGATTTGACATCAAGATGCCTCACGCCAGAGCTGAAACTAAGGAGCTTTTGGCAAATTTAGAAAAGCAAAATCCAAAGCTTTTCGTCTCGCTAAAGGCTGCTTTTGAAAACATCCACAGCGATACGTTTTTCGCCGCTGGGGCGCAAAATTTGACCGACGAGGAGTGAGGAGTCGTCAAATTTAGCTTAAATTTGACTGCTCTTTCGGTCAAATTTGACTTTTGCTAGTCGGCTCAAATTTGCCCGACAACCTTCACTGCGCTATATAGCAATCTATCATCGTCGCTCTGCGGCATCTTTACTCCTTAATTTTTGGATTAGTTTATTGGATATTAGCTTTTCTTTGTTTTGACTACTTGTATTGGCGTCGATATAGATTACCTTTGCGGGGTTGTTTTTGTGCGCTTCTAAAAACCGCAATATATTCTCTCGTCTTTCTTCTTCATTTGCCCATTTTACAAAAGATTCGGTGTCTTTAAATGTAGCATTTTCGTCCAAACAGTGTTTAGAGTAAAAATTTATAGTATCGTCAAATCTTTTTATTTGTTCGGGATCTGGCGGCTTTGGTTTGTATTTTAAAAGACCTTCATGATATAAGCACTCGGTACATAAATGCCTATATTTGTCGTTTTTGCGCAACCTAGCCTCGCCTTCTTCGTCTCTGCCTTTATTCATTTTATAGATATAGCCTTCCTTTGCTGCAGTAAAAACTCCAACTTTATCGTGACACTTTTTATACGCCTCTTTCCGCTCCTCGCTAGTAGGCTGCCCCGAAACGTTATTGTCTAGTAGCAAATTTAGCATAGGTTCGTAGTTTGGCATATATTTCATATCTTTAAAATAGTTGCCGTTCTCGTCAAAATACCCCATACTAAATAGTATTTGTAGCATCTCGGTAAAGTTGCCAAAGGTAATATAATCAAAAGGCAATATCCAGCCTTTTGAGCCTTCGTTTTTCTGACCGTATTTTGCTTCGTACTCTACAAATATATTATCTCCGTCGATAGTCAAGCTTTTGATCCTATCGTTTTGGGGCGCTTTTAAATATCTTTGAATTTTTTCTTTATTGCTAAATTTAACCCCGCTATCAAGCAAGAGCTTGGCGGTCTTTGTAGAGTTGTTTTCTATGGCGTAGGCCAGGGGCGAGAGTTTGTAGTTATCTTTCGCATGAGCGTTTGCGCCCATATCTATAAGTCTTTTTGCCGTGGCTTCGTCGTCGTAAAAGCTAGCGTACATCAGCGGAGTCGTGTTTGCCTTCATCTTTACGTCGGCGCTAAGCCCGTTTCTTGTCATAAAATTTAAAATTTTATCGGTATCTTTTAGCCTCAGCAAATTTCTTAAAGCGTTAAGAGTGGCGTTGTTTTCCTCGTATTCGTCTATATCCCAGTATCTAAAAGCAAAATCGTCTATCTCCTCTTGCGTTACGTATTTGGCTAGCTCGGAGTTTGGGTCTATTTTAGTATCGGGAGTGACGGTAAAATGCGTAGGGCGAGATAGCTTTTCGTAGAGGAAATTTACAAAAACGACGAGAAAAAGGGCGGCAAAGCCGAGTGCGAATTTTTTCAAATTTATCCCTTAAGTCAAATTTGCAAAATCTTAGCCAAAACTAGGTAAAGAGGCGGTAAATTTGATGCAATTTGAGCTGATAAATTTGGATATCGGGAGTAGGGCACGGCGAGATCCGTTTGCATAAAATTTGAGCGGGTTAAATTTGAAAGCAAACTCTGGCAAGTCAAATTTGAAATGCCAAATTTGATCAAAGCCCCTGAAGCAAAATGGAGTAAAGCGCGTCTATCTCGTCGTCGTCAAGTAGCAACGTAGAGCGCTCGCTAAAGAGCATTTTTATCTTTTCTATTTCAAAACCCTTTTGCGCAGCGCAGTGCTCGTGAGCGGGTAAAAAGCTCCTAGCTAGCGCCACGTTATCCTCCACTGGCTCATCGCAGATAAAGCAAAAAAGCTCATCGTGTAGCCTGCCCTCTGCCTCCAAAATGCGCACGTAGCTCTCGATGAGTAGGCGTTTGGGAGCGCCTCTGTCAAAGCGCGAGGCGCAAAGCTCAAGCTCGCGAAAATACACCTCGTCTATCTGCTCTACGTCTCGCAGGTGGGCGTAGAGTAGGCGCATAAACTGTTGCCACACGAGCAGTCGCTCGCGCGAGAGCAGCCAGCGGTAGCCTAGGTGTAGGACGCTGCGCAGGTGCGGGAGGAAGTTTTCGCCGCCTTCTAGCTCGAAGTCGATCTTGTAACCTTGCAGGACGTTTGAGTGGCGCGCGCCGTAGAATCGGTAGGATTTAACCAGCAGCGAGGGCGTGAGGATGTAGACGAGCAGGTCCTCGTCACGCACCTTTTGCGTGTGCAGGATGTAGCCTTGCATGGCTAGAAAAATGTTTGGATTTTTTGGCGCAGGATCTCAGGCTCGGCGATGTGATTTATCTCGTCGCGAAAGGCGCTGGCGCCGTCTATGCCTTTGGAGTAGCGGTGTAGGTGCTTGCGAAATATCGCCGCTCCGTGCTCGCCGTAGTGCTCGATCATCGCGTCAAAATGCGCCAAAATGATCGCCTTTTTCGTCGCCGCGTCAATACTGCCGCCCGTTTTTATCTCGTGGAAAACCCACGGCTTGCCGATGCAAGCGCGTCCTATCATCAGAGCGTCGGCGTTGGTCAAATTTAGCGTCTGGGCTGCGTTTTCCGGCGAGATGTCGCCGTTTGCGATGACAGGGATGGTTACAGCTTCTTTGGCTCGGCCGATCGCGGCGTAATCTACCGCTGTCGTGTAGCCGCCCGCTCTCGTGCGCCCGTGAAATGCGATGTAGTCGGCTCCGGCGTCCTGCGCGGCGATGGCTAAAATCTCAGGGATTTTTTCATCAAAGCCCAGGCGCAATTTGACGCTAGTCATTTGCTTATTTGAGGTTTTTTTGATGGTTTCTACGATGCGTTTTAGGTTCGAGATATCTTTTAGCAGAGCCGAGCCCGCGGACTGTTTGACGACCTTTGGCACGGGGCAACCGCAGTTTAGATCGATACCGTCGATACCGTCGATACCGTTTAAAATTTCCACCGCTTTTTTGACGATGTCCGCGTCGCTGCCTGCGATCTGCACGATATATGGCGTTTCAAGCGGCGATTTTTTGAGCATTTCAAGCGTTTTGCTGCCTTCATAGACTAGGGCGTTTGCGCTTATCATCTCACTTACAGTCACGTCGCAACCAAACTGCTTGACCACGCTTCTAAGCGGCAGGTCCGAAAAGCCCGCGAGCGGAGCTAGAAAAAGCGGCTTTTTTGAAAAATCTATCAGCAATGGGCGTGCTTGAAAAATAGATCGGTCGGGACGTTTTTGCCGTTTTGTCTGAGGTAGAGCAGGGTGCGGAAATTTTGATATTCGCCGGCTTCAAGACCCGCCAAGACCTCCTGCGCGCGCTCGAGCATCTCAAACTCAAATAGCAGATAGATGTATGCTTCCTGCGCCTCTTGACGTTCGTTTTTGAGCCGCTCGAAGATGCCGATGATAGCGTCCGGAGCGATTTTGCTTTTTAGCGTCGCGGCGCTGATACTAAAGCTATCTTTTGAAATTTTATCCGAATTTAACAGCTCTAAAATCTCGTCGTTGCTCAAATTTATCTCGTCTTTGGCAAAGCGGGCGATAAGCGTCATGATCTCTTTTTCGTCCAGATCTGGAGCAAATTTTTTGATATCGGCGAGCGAGCCTAAATTTATTAGCTTTTGCCTTGCTTCGCGAGCGATTTCGCCTTGATCGCCCATAGATTTTTTAAGCGTTTCCAGATAGTATCCGTCCAAATTTGCTATCTTGTTTAGCTCGTTTTTGATAAAGAGCGGATTGTCTTTAGGTAGCTTAAATTTCTTTAGGTCTGCAACTTCGCCGTTTTTGACCGTGCGCATTATATCTAAGGCGTTTTGTAGTTCCTCGCCCTCGATATTTGCGTCCTTGTATCTATCCCACGGCGAGAGGACTCTGGCTATCTGGGATGGGATTTTATAAAAGTTCGTTTTAAAGTCTTTGTTCGTATCAAGGCCGAGTAAAATTTCTTTGCCGAGGTCTCTATAAAATTTCTCGTCGTGCGAAATTTTACGTTTAAAAGCGTAAAATTTAAAGCCGTGATAGGCCATATGAAGCACGCAAAATATCGTCAAAATCGCAGGCGGCAATATCATCCACACGGCGACGGGTAAATTTAACGCATACTCTACGTCGCTGCCTAAAAAGGCAAATTTAAGATGAAGCTCGTAAGAGCCTCCCTCGAAAAGATAAACTATCGCGCCGACTACGACCAGGTAAAGCACGGCGCAAGCTATAAAACGTTTGATTTGCATGGCGTACCCCTATTTTGCGGTTTTTTCCACTATCTCACGGCATGTGATGCAGTATTTTGCGTGCGGTTTGACGCGCAAACGCGCCAGTCCGATATCTTCCTCGCACATCTCGCAGATGCCGTAGGTTTTGTCGGCGATCTTTCGCAGCGAGACGTCGATCTCGGCTAGTTCTTGTCTTTGTTGAGCGCTGATTG encodes the following:
- the dksA gene encoding RNA polymerase-binding protein DksA, producing the protein MRKSDLEQFKALLLERKAQITKNIFDSSNEMAGLRQSGVSDEFDIASVNADQLIEQSISAQQRQELAEIDVSLRKIADKTYGICEMCEEDIGLARLRVKPHAKYCITCREIVEKTAK
- a CDS encoding tRNA 2-thiocytidine(32) synthetase TtcA encodes the protein MIELSKRLLRQVGQTNARYRMVRGGDKILLGLSGGKDSLALAHVLKHMQNVTPEKFEFKAVTLSYGMGEDYAYLTRHCAEHGIEHDVIDSSIFEISKDKIRKNSSFCSFFSRMRRGYLYTYALEHGFNKLAIAHHLDDAVESFFMNFTYNGALRTLAPKYVAANGIEVIRPFIFVRERQLRENAVRNGLTVIGDEACPAMRFDIKMPHARAETKELLANLEKQNPKLFVSLKAAFENIHSDTFFAAGAQNLTDEE
- a CDS encoding tRNA dihydrouridine synthase, yielding MIDFSKKPLFLAPLAGFSDLPLRSVVKQFGCDVTVSEMISANALVYEGSKTLEMLKKSPLETPYIVQIAGSDADIVKKAVEILNGIDGIDGIDLNCGCPVPKVVKQSAGSALLKDISNLKRIVETIKKTSNKQMTSVKLRLGFDEKIPEILAIAAQDAGADYIAFHGRTRAGGYTTAVDYAAIGRAKEAVTIPVIANGDISPENAAQTLNLTNADALMIGRACIGKPWVFHEIKTGGSIDAATKKAIILAHFDAMIEHYGEHGAAIFRKHLHRYSKGIDGASAFRDEINHIAEPEILRQKIQTFF
- a CDS encoding ankyrin repeat domain-containing protein encodes the protein MKKFALGFAALFLVVFVNFLYEKLSRPTHFTVTPDTKIDPNSELAKYVTQEEIDDFAFRYWDIDEYEENNATLNALRNLLRLKDTDKILNFMTRNGLSADVKMKANTTPLMYASFYDDEATAKRLIDMGANAHAKDNYKLSPLAYAIENNSTKTAKLLLDSGVKFSNKEKIQRYLKAPQNDRIKSLTIDGDNIFVEYEAKYGQKNEGSKGWILPFDYITFGNFTEMLQILFSMGYFDENGNYFKDMKYMPNYEPMLNLLLDNNVSGQPTSEERKEAYKKCHDKVGVFTAAKEGYIYKMNKGRDEEGEARLRKNDKYRHLCTECLYHEGLLKYKPKPPDPEQIKRFDDTINFYSKHCLDENATFKDTESFVKWANEEERRENILRFLEAHKNNPAKVIYIDANTSSQNKEKLISNKLIQKLRSKDAAERR
- the recO gene encoding recombination protein RecO, producing MQGYILHTQKVRDEDLLVYILTPSLLVKSYRFYGARHSNVLQGYKIDFELEGGENFLPHLRSVLHLGYRWLLSRERLLVWQQFMRLLYAHLRDVEQIDEVYFRELELCASRFDRGAPKRLLIESYVRILEAEGRLHDELFCFICDEPVEDNVALARSFLPAHEHCAAQKGFEIEKIKMLFSERSTLLLDDDEIDALYSILLQGL